The Aeromicrobium sp. Leaf245 genome includes a region encoding these proteins:
- a CDS encoding maleylpyruvate isomerase family mycothiol-dependent enzyme, translating to MLQTYIDAWLASARDTLALLEDLDDAQWSTPTDLPGWTVADVASHLAHLEAVTAGHVVDEAPTTASPGGLASAYTEAGVEARRGLSREQVLTELRAGIDARADRLADAPPTDPAARADHTPAGVGWTWDTMLRNRTVDIWCHEQDVRRAVGRPGNLDSPAAVVTTHTFSFAMPYVLGKKVGATAGTSVLWDLTGPLAMQVGATVGDDGRARPGVPGSPSATLTLSSDAFAVLAAGRRGPGAVDVGIAGDTDLAHRVLEQMAVTF from the coding sequence ATGCTGCAGACCTACATCGACGCCTGGCTCGCCAGCGCCCGCGACACCCTCGCCCTGCTCGAGGACCTCGACGACGCGCAGTGGTCGACGCCCACCGACCTGCCGGGCTGGACGGTCGCCGACGTCGCGTCCCACCTGGCGCACCTCGAGGCGGTGACGGCCGGGCACGTGGTCGACGAGGCACCGACCACCGCCTCGCCAGGAGGTCTCGCGTCGGCCTACACCGAGGCCGGCGTCGAGGCACGCCGCGGACTCTCCCGCGAGCAGGTGCTGACCGAGCTCCGTGCCGGCATCGACGCGCGGGCCGACCGCCTGGCCGACGCGCCGCCGACCGACCCCGCGGCCCGCGCCGACCACACGCCCGCCGGCGTCGGCTGGACGTGGGACACGATGCTGCGCAACCGCACCGTCGACATCTGGTGCCACGAGCAGGACGTCCGCCGCGCCGTGGGCCGGCCGGGCAACCTCGACTCGCCGGCCGCGGTCGTCACCACGCACACCTTCTCCTTCGCGATGCCGTACGTGCTGGGCAAGAAGGTCGGTGCCACCGCGGGCACGTCGGTGCTGTGGGACCTCACCGGCCCCCTCGCCATGCAGGTGGGCGCCACGGTCGGCGACGACGGTCGAGCCCGTCCCGGCGTCCCCGGATCGCCGTCGGCCACCCTGACCCTGTCGTCGGACGCCTTCGCCGTCCTGGCGGCGGGCCGACGGGGCCCGGGAGCGGTCGACGTCGGGATCGCCGGCGACACCGACCTGGCCCACCGCGTGCTGGAGCAGATGGCCGTCACCTTCTGA
- a CDS encoding DoxX family protein → MDEVFLISRILFAYLVIGSGIGHLTATGAMAGYAESRGLSNAKLLVQISGVALLAGGLSVLLGIWGDIGALGLAVLLLVTAVLMHAFWKESDGQAKQMEMVAFNKNVALAGGALALFVLLSTDFAPYTITGALVSW, encoded by the coding sequence ATGGACGAGGTCTTCCTCATCTCCCGCATCCTGTTCGCCTACCTCGTCATCGGGTCCGGCATCGGCCACCTGACGGCCACCGGCGCGATGGCCGGCTACGCCGAGTCGCGCGGCCTCTCCAACGCCAAGCTGCTCGTGCAGATCAGCGGCGTCGCGCTGCTCGCCGGCGGCCTGTCGGTGCTGCTCGGCATCTGGGGCGACATCGGCGCGCTCGGGCTGGCCGTGCTGCTCCTCGTGACCGCCGTGCTGATGCACGCGTTCTGGAAGGAGAGCGACGGCCAGGCCAAGCAGATGGAGATGGTCGCGTTCAACAAGAACGTCGCGCTCGCCGGCGGCGCGCTCGCGCTGTTCGTCCTGCTGTCGACGGACTTCGCGCCGTACACGATCACCGGGGCGCTCGTCAGCTGGTGA
- a CDS encoding DMT family transporter, with protein sequence MQKNPTPASRGALMALGSMTSVQIGLAASVGLFDRIGSEGAAWLRLSWAGVIMLLLVRPWRRRLSPAALRACVVLGVVTAGVTMLFMAALARLPLGTASALEFLGPLSVAVLRGRRGTWAWPALAAAGVLLLTQPWSGETDGRGVLYALGAACCWAAYIVYTQKVGDAVDGVVGLGVSMPVAGLVATLVAGPATIGHLDLELLVVGIGLALLVPVVPFALEMLALRRLTTAAFGTLMCLEPAIALVVGLVVLDQVPDVAAVLGLVCVVAAGVGATRSGGRETVPAAPTPSA encoded by the coding sequence GTGCAGAAGAACCCGACGCCCGCCTCACGTGGCGCCCTCATGGCGCTCGGCTCCATGACCTCCGTGCAGATCGGCCTCGCTGCGTCCGTCGGCCTGTTCGACCGCATCGGCTCGGAGGGCGCGGCGTGGCTGCGGCTCTCGTGGGCGGGCGTCATCATGCTGCTGCTCGTCCGACCCTGGCGTCGACGCCTGAGTCCGGCCGCGCTGCGAGCCTGCGTGGTGCTGGGCGTGGTGACGGCCGGCGTGACCATGCTGTTCATGGCCGCCCTCGCTCGGCTGCCGCTCGGTACGGCCAGCGCCCTGGAGTTCCTGGGGCCGTTGTCCGTCGCGGTGCTCCGCGGTCGGCGCGGCACGTGGGCGTGGCCCGCGCTGGCCGCGGCGGGCGTGCTCCTGCTGACCCAGCCGTGGAGCGGCGAGACCGACGGTCGGGGTGTCCTGTACGCGCTCGGCGCGGCCTGCTGCTGGGCGGCCTACATCGTCTACACGCAGAAGGTGGGCGACGCCGTGGACGGCGTGGTCGGGCTGGGCGTCTCGATGCCGGTCGCCGGTCTGGTCGCCACGCTGGTGGCGGGGCCGGCCACGATCGGCCATCTCGACCTGGAGCTGCTCGTCGTCGGCATCGGACTGGCCCTGCTCGTGCCGGTGGTCCCGTTCGCGCTCGAGATGCTGGCGCTGCGCCGCCTCACGACCGCCGCGTTCGGGACGCTCATGTGCCTGGAGCCGGCCATCGCCCTCGTGGTCGGGCTCGTCGTGCTCGACCAGGTGCCCGACGTCGCTGCCGTGCTCGGTCTCGTCTGCGTCGTGGCGGCCGGCGTGGGTGCCACGCGCTCGGGCGGCCGCGAGACCGTGCCCGCGGCACCCACCCCGTCCGCCTGA
- a CDS encoding DUF1684 domain-containing protein, translating to MLTLVDWRVRVAALYEQVRADPDPERGHATWRSGRDDLFRSHPQSPLPARDPLRETGLPYWPYDPAWRFELPLLPAPTDAVDPDERVVDGGGDGDVTMQRTGQLALPSGSTLDVWTLQQYAGGIFVPLRDGTSGRESEAGGSYGAGRYLLDTAKGSWLGEGADGSTLVLDLNFAYHPSCRYDDRWRCPLASPGNMVTDVVEAGERLS from the coding sequence GTGCTGACCTTGGTGGACTGGCGGGTGCGCGTGGCCGCGCTCTACGAGCAGGTGCGCGCCGATCCCGACCCCGAACGGGGTCATGCGACGTGGCGGAGCGGTCGCGACGACCTGTTCCGCAGCCACCCCCAGTCACCACTGCCGGCACGCGACCCGCTGCGCGAGACCGGGCTGCCCTACTGGCCCTACGACCCCGCCTGGCGGTTCGAGCTGCCGCTGCTGCCCGCGCCGACCGATGCCGTGGACCCCGACGAGCGGGTCGTCGACGGCGGGGGCGACGGCGACGTGACGATGCAGCGCACCGGGCAGCTGGCCCTGCCCTCGGGCTCGACGCTCGACGTGTGGACGCTGCAGCAGTACGCCGGCGGCATCTTCGTGCCCCTGCGGGACGGCACGTCGGGCCGGGAGTCGGAGGCCGGCGGGTCGTACGGTGCGGGGCGCTACCTGCTCGACACCGCCAAGGGCTCCTGGCTGGGCGAGGGTGCCGACGGCAGCACGCTGGTCCTGGACCTGAACTTCGCCTACCACCCGTCGTGCCGCTACGACGACCGCTGGCGCTGCCCCCTCGCGTCGCCGGGCAACATGGTCACCGACGTCGTCGAGGCGGGCGAGCGCCTCTCCTGA
- a CDS encoding HAD family hydrolase translates to MSRLVVGFDLDMTLVDSRPGIGATYRALSAETGTPIDVDLVTSRLGPPLEHELANWFAAEDVPAAADRYRALYPKLAIPRVELLPGAREAVQAVLDAGGEAFVVTGKNTHNARLHLQRLDVELDVVGDVWREGKADVFRERGVAAYVGDHVHDMDACRSADVVGIAVPTGPCTADELRAAGATHVVPDLLGVVDLVPSLTS, encoded by the coding sequence GTGAGCCGCCTCGTCGTCGGGTTCGACCTCGACATGACGCTCGTCGACTCCCGTCCCGGCATCGGCGCCACCTACCGGGCGCTGTCCGCCGAGACCGGCACCCCCATCGACGTCGACCTCGTGACGTCCCGCCTGGGTCCGCCGCTCGAGCACGAGCTGGCGAACTGGTTCGCGGCCGAGGACGTCCCGGCCGCCGCCGACCGCTACCGCGCCCTCTACCCAAAGCTGGCGATCCCCCGCGTCGAGCTGCTCCCCGGCGCGCGCGAGGCGGTGCAGGCCGTGCTCGACGCCGGCGGCGAGGCGTTCGTCGTCACCGGCAAGAACACCCACAACGCCCGTCTGCACCTGCAGCGCCTCGACGTCGAGCTCGACGTCGTGGGCGACGTGTGGCGCGAGGGCAAGGCCGACGTCTTCCGCGAGCGGGGCGTCGCGGCCTACGTCGGCGACCACGTGCACGACATGGACGCCTGCCGCTCGGCCGACGTCGTCGGCATCGCCGTGCCCACCGGCCCCTGCACCGCCGACGAGCTGCGTGCCGCCGGCGCCACCCACGTCGTGCCCGACCTGCTCGGCGTCGTGGACCTGGTTCCGTCGCTCACGTCCTGA
- a CDS encoding DUF4344 domain-containing metallopeptidase — MSRVLVVVSVVVAAVAGFVLGSSSVEEVSSVPVGDAGAGAKVVVTYPGVPEAWRGWQDDVRESGVLEEAAKDLRSVVALPRELTVEVTTCKDGTGYLQGEALVELCLQDVKSSRDELEDADADDVDETLRGIWRETFFHEAGHALIDLLDLPFTGREEDVADQFAAWRLAESGDEASTDALLSSAFEYEVLASAYEADPDDEHSSDAARAVNYLCYLYGSDPATWEDLVDDEPLTQDRADLCEDEWDRLRLGWRELLDDVDALRG; from the coding sequence GTGAGCAGGGTCCTCGTCGTCGTGTCCGTGGTCGTCGCAGCCGTCGCAGGGTTCGTCCTCGGGTCCTCCTCGGTCGAGGAGGTGTCGTCGGTCCCGGTGGGCGACGCGGGGGCCGGCGCGAAGGTCGTCGTCACCTATCCCGGCGTGCCCGAGGCGTGGCGCGGCTGGCAGGACGACGTGCGCGAGAGCGGTGTGCTCGAGGAGGCCGCGAAGGACCTGCGGTCCGTCGTGGCCCTCCCGCGGGAGCTCACCGTCGAGGTGACGACCTGCAAGGACGGCACCGGCTACCTGCAGGGCGAGGCGCTCGTCGAGCTCTGCCTGCAGGACGTGAAGTCGAGTCGCGACGAGCTGGAGGACGCGGACGCCGACGACGTGGACGAGACGCTCCGGGGCATCTGGCGCGAGACGTTCTTCCACGAGGCCGGGCACGCCCTGATCGACCTGCTCGACCTGCCCTTCACGGGGCGTGAGGAGGACGTGGCCGACCAGTTCGCCGCCTGGCGGCTCGCCGAGTCCGGCGACGAGGCGTCGACCGACGCACTCCTGTCGTCGGCCTTCGAGTACGAGGTCCTCGCGTCGGCCTACGAGGCCGACCCCGACGACGAGCACTCCTCCGACGCCGCGCGGGCGGTCAACTACCTCTGCTACCTGTACGGGTCCGACCCGGCCACCTGGGAGGACCTGGTCGACGACGAGCCGCTCACCCAGGACCGGGCGGACCTCTGCGAGGACGAGTGGGACCGGCTGCGCCTGGGCTGGCGCGAGCTCCTCGACGACGTCGACGCGCTGCGCGGCTGA
- a CDS encoding dihydrolipoamide acetyltransferase family protein: MSEFRLPDVGEGLTEAEVLTWHVAVGDVVEVNQVIVDIETAKSVVELPSPFAGEVTALLVREGTTVPVGTPIIAIGGPTGAVVPDDARDLTDERPVEDDAEEPAARDKREPVLVGYGVRTASTRRRRRKGDEQVSAPLAAPNAGVARVERPARSGSATGDVRALAKPPVRKLAKDHGVDLTTVPCDGPVVTRADVEAFIAGRRSEPVTVPTSTSPAAPAPVRSAEGDTRIPVKGVRKATAQAMVSSAFTAPHVTEWVTLDVTATMELVERLKADRRFREVKVSPTLVVAKAVCLALARTPELNASWDEQAQEIVLKGSVNLGVAAATDRGLVVPNIPGADRMSLVELAQALGDLTATARAGRTQPAQMSGGTFTITNVGVFGVDAGTPILNPGETGILCVGQIDRRPWIVGAGPQERVEARWVTTLAVSFDHRVVDGQQGSQFLADVAALLRDPALALTF, encoded by the coding sequence ATGAGTGAGTTCAGGCTGCCCGACGTGGGCGAGGGACTGACCGAGGCCGAGGTGCTCACCTGGCACGTCGCCGTGGGCGACGTCGTCGAGGTGAACCAGGTGATCGTCGACATCGAGACCGCCAAGTCGGTCGTGGAGCTGCCCAGCCCGTTCGCGGGCGAGGTGACGGCCCTGCTGGTGCGCGAGGGGACGACCGTGCCCGTGGGCACGCCGATCATCGCGATCGGGGGTCCGACGGGAGCCGTCGTGCCCGACGACGCCCGCGACCTCACCGACGAGCGCCCGGTCGAGGACGACGCCGAGGAGCCGGCGGCGCGGGACAAGCGCGAGCCCGTGCTCGTCGGCTACGGGGTGCGCACCGCGTCCACGCGCCGACGTCGGCGCAAGGGCGACGAGCAGGTGAGCGCTCCCCTGGCCGCCCCGAACGCCGGCGTGGCGAGGGTCGAGCGTCCGGCCCGGTCCGGCTCGGCGACGGGTGACGTGCGTGCGCTGGCCAAGCCGCCCGTGCGCAAGCTGGCCAAGGACCACGGCGTGGACCTCACCACGGTCCCGTGCGACGGCCCCGTGGTCACCCGCGCGGACGTGGAGGCGTTCATCGCCGGACGCAGGTCGGAGCCGGTCACCGTGCCGACGTCGACCTCACCTGCCGCGCCGGCACCCGTCAGGTCGGCCGAGGGCGACACCCGCATCCCCGTGAAGGGGGTCCGCAAGGCCACGGCCCAGGCCATGGTCAGCTCGGCGTTCACCGCACCGCACGTCACCGAGTGGGTCACGCTCGACGTCACCGCCACGATGGAGCTGGTCGAGCGGCTCAAGGCCGACCGGCGCTTCCGCGAGGTCAAGGTCTCGCCGACGCTGGTCGTGGCCAAGGCCGTCTGCCTGGCGCTCGCCCGCACGCCCGAGCTGAACGCCAGCTGGGACGAGCAGGCGCAGGAGATCGTGCTCAAGGGCTCGGTCAACCTCGGCGTCGCGGCCGCCACCGACCGCGGTCTCGTGGTGCCCAACATCCCGGGCGCCGACCGGATGAGCCTGGTCGAGCTGGCGCAGGCGCTGGGCGACCTCACTGCCACGGCCCGGGCCGGCCGCACCCAGCCCGCGCAGATGAGCGGTGGCACGTTCACGATCACCAACGTCGGCGTGTTCGGCGTCGACGCGGGCACGCCCATCCTCAACCCGGGCGAGACCGGCATCCTGTGCGTGGGCCAGATCGATCGACGTCCCTGGATCGTCGGCGCCGGACCGCAGGAGCGCGTCGAGGCCCGCTGGGTGACCACCCTGGCCGTCAGCTTCGACCACCGCGTCGTCGACGGCCAGCAGGGCTCGCAGTTCCTGGCCGACGTCGCCGCGCTCCTGCGCGACCCCGCCCTCGCCCTCACGTTCTGA
- a CDS encoding oxidoreductase, which produces MSWSAQDIPDLTGTRAVVTGVTGGLGFHTALELGRKGAALVVTARNPKKADATVARLRAELPDVDLETLALDLADLADVERAADELTSRHDRIDLLVNNAGIMIPPKSATADGFELQMGTNHLGHFAWSARLWPVLKASDARVVTVSSLAHTGAKGVDLRALTPEGSPRRYRRWQTYAESKLANLSFALELDRRAKAAGLGVVSVAAHPGYANTELQQTGLKMGNPMLGFGLHQISRVVGQSAAAGALPSLRAATDESFTGGEYVGPNLLGQMRGKPVLVGMTRAARDEELADNLWTASELATGVTFDVA; this is translated from the coding sequence ATGAGCTGGAGCGCGCAGGACATCCCCGACCTCACCGGCACCCGAGCGGTCGTCACCGGCGTCACGGGCGGGCTCGGCTTCCACACGGCCCTCGAGCTGGGGCGCAAGGGCGCCGCGCTCGTGGTCACCGCACGCAACCCGAAGAAGGCCGACGCCACCGTCGCACGGCTGCGGGCCGAGCTCCCCGACGTCGACCTCGAGACGCTCGCCCTCGACCTGGCCGACCTGGCCGACGTCGAGCGCGCCGCCGACGAGCTCACGTCGCGCCACGACCGGATCGACCTGCTGGTCAACAACGCCGGCATCATGATCCCCCCGAAGAGCGCCACCGCCGACGGCTTCGAGCTGCAGATGGGCACCAACCACCTCGGGCACTTCGCCTGGTCCGCGCGGCTGTGGCCCGTGCTGAAGGCCAGTGACGCGCGCGTGGTCACAGTCTCCTCCCTCGCCCACACCGGTGCCAAGGGCGTCGACCTGCGAGCCCTCACGCCCGAGGGCTCGCCGCGGCGCTACCGCCGCTGGCAGACCTACGCGGAGTCCAAGCTGGCGAACCTGTCGTTCGCCCTCGAGCTCGACCGGCGCGCGAAGGCCGCCGGCCTCGGCGTCGTCAGCGTGGCGGCGCACCCCGGCTACGCCAACACCGAGCTCCAGCAGACCGGCCTCAAGATGGGCAACCCGATGCTCGGCTTCGGGCTGCACCAGATCAGTCGCGTGGTCGGCCAGTCGGCCGCCGCCGGTGCCCTGCCCTCGCTGAGGGCGGCGACCGACGAGAGCTTCACCGGCGGCGAGTACGTCGGCCCGAACCTGCTCGGTCAGATGCGCGGCAAGCCCGTGCTCGTGGGCATGACCCGCGCCGCGCGCGACGAGGAGCTGGCCGACAACCTGTGGACCGCGTCCGAGCTGGCCACGGGCGTCACCTTCGACGTCGCCTGA
- a CDS encoding nitrate/nitrite transporter yields the protein MAVWLVGLSLYFLAVFHRSSLAVAGLAASERFGISAAQLSTFVMLQLVVYAGMQIPVGLLLDRFGPRRILTIGVLVLTAAQVTFALADTFAVALVARVFVGLGDAMTFVCVLRLVTTWFPSRRIPLVTQLTGVLGQMGALVAAAPMTWALRELGWTTTYLSAASLGIVLLAALLLVVHDEPGSPRVLGAPLSWTTVRSSLAASWRHPGTRLGFWVHFTTQFSATTLGLLWGYPFFVRGEGRTPAEAGALLTILVLAVMVAGPTLAWAITRDPWQRSSIVLGIVWAVVAVWTVVLVWPGDAPAWLLVVLVVVVGVGGPASMIGFDLGRSFNPPNRLGAATGIINQGGFVASLLLVVAIGLVLDWRTPGTSTTYSAESFRWAMSVQYVLWAVGIVQIWRYRRRTRAELIAEDPDARERWRDGLA from the coding sequence GTGGCGGTCTGGCTCGTCGGGCTCTCGCTCTACTTCCTCGCCGTCTTCCACCGCTCGTCGCTCGCGGTGGCGGGACTCGCCGCGAGCGAGCGGTTCGGCATCTCGGCCGCCCAGCTGTCGACGTTCGTCATGCTGCAGCTGGTGGTCTACGCCGGCATGCAGATCCCGGTGGGTCTGCTGCTCGACCGGTTCGGTCCCCGCCGGATCCTCACCATCGGCGTCCTCGTGCTCACCGCGGCGCAGGTGACCTTCGCCCTGGCCGACACGTTCGCCGTGGCGCTCGTCGCCCGCGTGTTCGTGGGGCTGGGCGACGCGATGACCTTCGTGTGCGTGCTCCGGCTCGTGACCACGTGGTTCCCGTCGCGCAGGATCCCGCTCGTCACCCAGCTCACGGGCGTGCTCGGCCAGATGGGAGCCCTCGTGGCCGCCGCTCCCATGACGTGGGCGCTGCGCGAGCTCGGCTGGACCACCACCTACCTGTCGGCGGCGTCGCTGGGCATCGTCCTGCTCGCCGCCCTCCTGCTCGTGGTGCACGACGAGCCCGGCTCGCCGCGGGTGCTCGGCGCCCCGTTGTCGTGGACGACGGTCCGCTCCAGCCTCGCGGCGTCGTGGCGTCACCCGGGGACCCGACTGGGCTTCTGGGTGCACTTCACGACCCAGTTCAGCGCCACCACGCTGGGCCTGCTGTGGGGCTACCCCTTCTTCGTGCGCGGCGAGGGTCGCACGCCCGCCGAGGCAGGCGCCCTGCTGACGATCCTGGTGCTCGCCGTCATGGTGGCCGGGCCGACGCTGGCCTGGGCCATCACCCGCGACCCGTGGCAGCGCTCGAGCATCGTGCTCGGCATCGTGTGGGCGGTCGTCGCGGTGTGGACGGTCGTGCTGGTGTGGCCGGGCGACGCGCCGGCCTGGCTGCTCGTGGTGCTCGTGGTCGTGGTGGGCGTGGGCGGACCCGCGTCGATGATCGGCTTCGACCTCGGCCGATCGTTCAATCCTCCCAACCGGCTGGGCGCCGCGACGGGCATCATCAACCAGGGTGGCTTCGTCGCCTCGTTGCTGCTCGTCGTGGCCATCGGCCTGGTCCTCGACTGGCGCACGCCCGGTACCAGCACGACCTACTCGGCGGAGTCGTTCCGCTGGGCGATGTCGGTGCAGTACGTGCTGTGGGCCGTCGGCATCGTGCAGATCTGGCGCTACCGTCGGCGCACGCGCGCAGAGCTCATCGCCGAGGACCCCGACGCCCGCGAGCGCTGGCGCGACGGCCTCGCCTAG
- a CDS encoding acyl-CoA dehydrogenase, with translation MSHYKSNLRDVEFNLFELFDRQDVLGAGPFEEIDFDTAKSILGEVDRLAREDLAASFDDADRNPPVYDPSAMTVAMNPAFVKSYQAWMDAEWWRLQVPEELGGQRTPASIIWATAEFVLGANPPIWMYAAGPAFARIVFENGTERDKKIAGHMVERQWGATMVLTEPDAGSDVGAGRTKAFPNEDGSWNIEGVKRFITSGEHDMSENIMHLVLARPQGVEGAGGPGTKGLSLFLVPKIHFDHETGDLTGERNGVYVTNVEKKMGIKVSTTCEVTFGDPSTGGGEPAKGWLLGEVHNGISQMFRVIENARMMVGAKAIATLSSGYLNALEYAKERVQGADLTQASDKTAPRVTITHHPDVRRSLMTQKAFAEGLRSLVFYTTTWQDAIMQKEESGEDASLEESVNDLLLPIVKGYGSERSWVLLGTESLQTFGGSGFLQDYPIEQYVRDAKIDTLYEGTTAIQGQDLFFRKIVKDKGRAIGYLAEQVGEFVKSEAGNGRLKVERELLATALDDAQAILGAAFTDLMASNPADEKGDVKNLYKVGLNTTRLVYVLGDLVVSWLLLRGAEVALARLDEGVTGSDKAFYEGKVAAASFFARTVLPRLTAERAMAENVDASIMELDEAAF, from the coding sequence ATGAGCCACTACAAGAGCAACCTGCGTGACGTCGAGTTCAACCTCTTCGAGCTGTTCGACCGCCAGGACGTCCTCGGCGCCGGCCCGTTCGAGGAGATCGACTTCGACACCGCCAAGAGCATCCTCGGCGAGGTCGACCGCCTCGCCCGCGAGGACCTCGCCGCATCCTTCGACGACGCCGACCGCAACCCCCCGGTCTACGACCCCAGCGCCATGACGGTGGCGATGAACCCCGCGTTCGTCAAGAGCTACCAGGCCTGGATGGATGCCGAGTGGTGGCGCCTGCAGGTCCCCGAGGAGCTCGGTGGCCAGCGCACCCCCGCCTCCATCATCTGGGCCACCGCCGAGTTCGTGCTGGGCGCCAACCCGCCCATCTGGATGTACGCCGCCGGCCCCGCCTTCGCGCGGATCGTGTTCGAGAACGGCACCGAGCGGGACAAGAAGATCGCCGGCCACATGGTCGAGCGTCAGTGGGGCGCCACCATGGTGCTCACCGAGCCCGACGCGGGCTCCGACGTCGGCGCCGGCCGCACCAAGGCCTTCCCGAACGAGGACGGCTCCTGGAACATCGAGGGCGTCAAGCGCTTCATCACCTCGGGCGAGCACGACATGAGCGAGAACATCATGCACCTCGTGCTCGCGCGCCCCCAGGGCGTCGAGGGTGCCGGCGGCCCCGGCACCAAGGGTCTGAGCCTGTTCCTCGTGCCCAAGATCCACTTCGACCACGAGACCGGCGACCTGACCGGCGAGCGCAACGGCGTCTACGTCACGAACGTCGAGAAGAAGATGGGCATCAAGGTCTCCACCACCTGCGAGGTCACCTTCGGCGACCCGTCCACCGGTGGCGGCGAGCCGGCGAAGGGCTGGCTGCTCGGCGAGGTTCACAACGGCATCAGCCAGATGTTCCGCGTCATCGAGAACGCGCGCATGATGGTCGGCGCGAAGGCCATCGCCACGCTGTCGTCGGGCTACCTCAACGCGCTCGAGTACGCCAAGGAGCGCGTCCAGGGCGCCGACCTCACGCAGGCCTCCGACAAGACGGCCCCGCGCGTGACGATCACCCACCACCCCGACGTGCGCCGCTCGCTCATGACGCAGAAGGCGTTCGCCGAGGGCCTGCGCTCGCTCGTGTTCTACACGACCACGTGGCAGGACGCGATCATGCAGAAGGAGGAGTCTGGCGAGGACGCCTCCCTCGAGGAGTCGGTCAACGACCTGCTGCTCCCGATCGTCAAGGGCTACGGCTCGGAGCGCTCCTGGGTGCTGCTCGGCACCGAGTCGCTGCAGACGTTCGGCGGCTCGGGCTTCCTGCAGGACTACCCGATCGAGCAGTACGTCCGCGACGCCAAGATCGACACCCTCTACGAGGGCACCACGGCGATCCAGGGACAGGACCTGTTCTTCCGCAAGATCGTGAAGGACAAGGGTCGTGCGATCGGCTACCTGGCCGAGCAGGTCGGCGAGTTCGTCAAGAGCGAGGCCGGCAACGGTCGCCTCAAGGTCGAGCGCGAGCTGCTCGCGACGGCCCTCGACGACGCCCAGGCCATCCTGGGTGCCGCGTTCACCGACCTCATGGCCAGCAACCCGGCCGACGAGAAGGGTGACGTCAAGAACCTCTACAAGGTCGGCCTGAACACGACGCGCCTCGTGTACGTGCTCGGCGACCTCGTCGTGTCGTGGCTGCTGCTGCGCGGCGCCGAGGTGGCGCTGGCCCGGCTCGACGAGGGCGTCACCGGCTCCGACAAGGCCTTCTACGAGGGCAAGGTCGCCGCGGCGTCGTTCTTCGCTCGCACCGTGCTGCCCCGCCTGACGGCGGAGCGCGCGATGGCCGAGAACGTCGACGCGAGCATCATGGAGCTCGACGAGGCCGCGTTCTGA
- a CDS encoding LysR family transcriptional regulator, with protein MNTDRLVVLLELARHGSMRAVADVLMTSTSTVSQQVAALAHEVGTPLVEPDGRGVRLTPAGRRLADHAVSILAAVEAARTDLDPDAEPAGTVRVAGFATAIRSTLLPVVESLAGSHPDVHVVVHELEPGEAREALLADRIDLALVYDYDLAPVTLDRAIDAEPLWRAPWGLGVPTSDAPSVDLAAPDLLRRHADDRWIGNSRNTADEEVLRVLASMAGFEPRVEHLSDSLDLVEDLVVAGLGVGMLPLWRAPRDGVTVVPFHDPGVTMRTYVWTRRGRATWPPLALVLERLAGAPGVVTS; from the coding sequence GTGAACACCGACCGCCTCGTCGTGCTGCTGGAGCTGGCCCGCCACGGGTCGATGCGCGCCGTGGCCGACGTGCTCATGACGAGCACCTCCACCGTCTCGCAGCAGGTGGCTGCCCTGGCCCACGAGGTGGGCACGCCGCTCGTCGAGCCCGACGGCCGCGGCGTCCGACTCACCCCCGCAGGACGTCGGCTGGCCGACCACGCCGTCTCGATCCTCGCCGCCGTCGAGGCCGCACGCACCGACCTCGACCCCGACGCCGAGCCGGCCGGCACGGTCCGTGTCGCCGGCTTCGCCACGGCCATCCGGTCCACCCTGCTGCCCGTCGTCGAGTCTCTGGCCGGAAGCCACCCCGACGTCCACGTCGTGGTGCACGAGCTGGAGCCCGGGGAGGCCCGCGAGGCGCTCCTCGCCGACCGGATCGACCTCGCACTCGTCTACGACTACGACCTGGCGCCCGTGACCCTCGACCGGGCGATCGATGCCGAGCCCCTGTGGCGGGCACCGTGGGGCCTGGGAGTGCCGACGTCCGACGCGCCGTCGGTCGACCTCGCAGCGCCCGACCTGCTGCGCCGCCACGCCGATGATCGGTGGATCGGGAACTCCCGCAACACGGCCGACGAGGAGGTGCTGCGGGTCCTGGCGTCGATGGCCGGGTTCGAGCCGCGGGTCGAGCACCTCTCCGACAGCCTCGACCTCGTGGAGGACCTGGTCGTGGCCGGGCTCGGCGTCGGGATGCTGCCGCTCTGGCGTGCGCCGCGCGACGGCGTGACCGTGGTCCCCTTCCACGACCCGGGCGTCACGATGCGCACCTACGTCTGGACGCGCCGAGGGCGAGCGACGTGGCCGCCGCTCGCCCTCGTGCTGGAGCGCCTCGCGGGCGCCCCGGGAGTCGTCACCAGCTGA